In Gimesia benthica, a single window of DNA contains:
- a CDS encoding amidophosphoribosyltransferase: protein MSELYHECGIAAVYHLPNRDPSPLAPMGDPEKTSQLISRLLLDIQNRGQLAAGMTTFNPGRNQLIDTHKDVGTVTEVFQLNHQQTFNSLMKKYEGPAAIGHVRYATCGKDDRSYAQPFERHHIQKSKWFAFGFNGQLANYQELCKEILTESDFHLARETDTEILMHLISQELSKENPAELFDMLTTLSKRLDGAYNIVFLDALGNMFVSRDPVGLRPLCYAFDGSLFAAASESVALANMGFEAEQIKSLAPGCAIVIQDGELKIREYAKPTQKAHCFFEWIYFANVCSTLDDQSVYITRKRLGEELAEQETVPIDEDTIVVPVPDTAKAAADSMAYTLRVPCLEGLIRNRYIGRTFIEGANRKDKVRAKYTPLPEVLEGKRVLLVEDTIVRSTTMKALISQLKERGRAKEVHVRVACPPIIAPCFYGIDMSTINELFAPKFLNGGEMSPEVEEAMAEAIGADTLKYLPKASIARAVGLPGSSLCQACIDTTYPTESGRQLYQIAVENSLNDNGEEAHRTYDVTLSSSPVRS, encoded by the coding sequence ATGTCGGAACTATACCACGAATGTGGAATTGCAGCCGTCTACCATCTTCCCAACCGAGATCCCAGTCCTCTGGCTCCCATGGGCGATCCTGAAAAGACATCGCAACTTATCTCCCGGTTACTGCTGGATATTCAGAATCGCGGCCAGCTGGCTGCGGGAATGACTACGTTTAACCCTGGCCGGAATCAGTTGATCGATACTCACAAAGATGTGGGAACCGTCACCGAGGTCTTCCAGCTGAATCATCAGCAGACCTTCAACAGCCTGATGAAGAAGTATGAGGGCCCCGCGGCGATCGGCCACGTGCGGTACGCGACCTGTGGTAAAGATGACCGCAGTTACGCACAGCCGTTCGAACGGCATCATATTCAGAAATCCAAATGGTTCGCCTTTGGTTTTAACGGTCAGCTGGCCAACTACCAGGAACTCTGCAAGGAAATCCTGACCGAGTCCGACTTCCATCTGGCCCGGGAAACCGATACCGAAATTCTGATGCATTTGATTTCGCAGGAGCTTTCCAAAGAGAATCCTGCCGAGCTGTTCGACATGCTGACCACGCTCAGCAAACGTCTGGACGGTGCTTACAATATTGTCTTCCTGGATGCGTTGGGGAACATGTTCGTTTCCCGCGATCCGGTGGGACTGCGTCCGTTGTGCTATGCCTTTGATGGTTCGCTGTTCGCAGCTGCATCTGAAAGTGTGGCACTGGCCAACATGGGCTTCGAAGCCGAGCAGATCAAGAGCCTGGCCCCCGGTTGTGCGATTGTGATTCAGGATGGCGAACTGAAGATCCGCGAATATGCGAAGCCAACACAGAAGGCACACTGCTTCTTCGAATGGATCTACTTCGCGAATGTCTGCAGTACCCTGGACGACCAGAGTGTGTATATCACCCGTAAACGCCTGGGTGAAGAACTGGCCGAGCAGGAAACCGTGCCCATCGATGAAGACACCATCGTCGTACCTGTGCCGGACACCGCGAAAGCAGCCGCCGACAGTATGGCGTATACCCTGCGGGTGCCCTGTCTGGAAGGCTTGATCCGTAACCGTTACATCGGGCGAACCTTTATCGAAGGGGCCAACCGTAAAGACAAAGTACGGGCGAAATACACGCCGCTGCCAGAAGTTCTGGAAGGGAAGCGGGTACTGCTGGTGGAAGACACCATCGTCCGTTCGACCACAATGAAGGCATTGATCAGCCAGCTGAAGGAACGGGGCCGGGCCAAGGAAGTACACGTCCGCGTAGCCTGTCCACCGATCATTGCTCCCTGTTTTTACGGCATCGACATGTCGACGATCAACGAGCTGTTCGCCCCCAAATTCCTGAACGGTGGCGAAATGAGCCCCGAAGTGGAAGAAGCGATGGCCGAGGCGATTGGTGCCGATACGCTGAAGTATCTGCCCAAGGCTTCGATCGCGCGTGCCGTAGGTCTGCCCGGCAGTTCTCTCTGCCAGGCCTGTATCGATACGACTTACCCGACCGAGTCGGGTCGTCAGCTGTATCAGATCGCGGTAGAGAATTCGCTGAACGATAACGGCGAAGAAGCACACCGGACCTACGATGTGACTCTCTCCAGCAGTCCGGTTCGCTCCTGA
- a CDS encoding acyl-CoA thioesterase: MSNSHEIEIRVRYNETDAMGFLHHGNYFTYFEMGRTELFRSQGGNYREMEEKGYLLVVAKIECKYRLPARYDDVLTLRTTLEKVTGAKLVHKYELFRDGQSVAVAQSVIACVDREGNIQRMPAALEQLGTE; encoded by the coding sequence ATGTCTAACTCGCATGAGATCGAAATCCGGGTCCGTTATAACGAAACGGACGCCATGGGATTTCTGCATCATGGCAATTACTTCACGTACTTCGAAATGGGCCGCACCGAGCTCTTCCGTTCCCAGGGTGGTAACTACCGCGAGATGGAAGAGAAAGGCTACCTGCTGGTGGTGGCTAAGATCGAATGCAAATACCGGCTGCCGGCCCGCTACGATGATGTGCTGACGCTGCGAACGACCCTGGAAAAAGTGACCGGGGCCAAACTGGTACACAAGTACGAGCTGTTTCGCGATGGTCAAAGCGTGGCGGTGGCCCAATCGGTGATTGCGTGCGTGGACCGGGAAGGCAATATTCAGCGGATGCCCGCGGCTCTGGAGCAGTTGGGGACAGAGTGA
- a CDS encoding ABC transporter, with translation MKYQLVLQFTGTVIPDYDSLVDLESVLIEQIQEDGKATVDGHDFGSSQMNLFLTVDDPENVLSRIRGKIEHPLMERVRAGYRNVTDNTFRAIWPESLHEFSVKSIQA, from the coding sequence ATGAAGTATCAACTCGTTCTGCAATTCACGGGAACTGTAATTCCTGACTATGATTCACTGGTAGACCTGGAGTCGGTGCTGATTGAACAAATTCAGGAAGATGGCAAGGCGACCGTGGACGGACACGATTTCGGCAGCTCGCAGATGAATCTGTTTCTGACCGTGGATGATCCGGAAAACGTCTTAAGCCGCATTCGTGGAAAGATTGAACATCCACTGATGGAACGTGTGCGTGCCGGCTATCGTAATGTGACCGATAATACATTTCGGGCTATCTGGCCGGAATCGCTGCATGAATTTTCTGTGAAGTCAATTCAGGCCTGA
- a CDS encoding DUF1553 domain-containing protein yields MLARTCLLCLIPLVLVSPLGAAEAPPEAKQKVDFEKQVFPLLQSKCFDCHNADTQESKFRLDRKAGLLRGGDSGEPAIIPGQSAKSHLLKLVRGEEAGLLMPPDESERLTAEQIQLLADWIDQGAPWPGPDGVVKQEKRTTDHWSFQPLAKVTPPDTKNAWVRSGIDAFILDRLQQKQLTHNPRADRRTLIRRLYLDLLGLPPTPAEVERFVNDDSPDAWEKLVNATLNNPHYGERWARYWLDLVRFAETHGFETNRERPHAWPYRDYVIQSLNADKPYNQFIKEQIAGDILGDPTGTAYLVAGPYDQVKSPDINLTLMQRQNELDDMINTTGTAFLGLTLGCARCHNHKFDPVTQADYYSMQAIFAGVRHGDRSLPIPASQQKEIRQKQTRIAKLKSELEPYRRRTESHRFVSIDDQLSPENTSPRLEVLQTRAGFGANPAGTDPGAKDDPGSPTRSPNLSGGKYSWWKNEPGKPLVAWKPGQTGDYRLWLSWGCGYESHSTDVRYVLDRDGNPQTTDDWQEVAQVDQQRFADGTKPARRAALWSGFHDAGIVTLEPQNALLLVGGKHGTAVTADLILWESVTLSPSDQSLPKPAFRKPVQPTHNVERISPVETRFVRFTVHATNSSAPCLDELEIFSGGQNVALASAGAKATCSSALPGYPIHKLEHINDGKYGNSRSWISHENGGGWIQIELPQTTTIDRIEWGRDREGRYSDRVPVDYVIEVSETGTDWQTIAGSSDRLPLTLPADTLQAASTTYHFDHLPAKEAQAGKQLLAELKQQQGDLKRLQKSDIVYAGKFMPPGPTHRLYRGEPLAKREQVPPNAPEIFTDLKLSTTAPENERRKRLAEWIASPENPLTARVIVNRLWQFHFGKGLVTTPSDFGAGGVPPTHPELLDWLAQELIAHDWSLKHIHRLILNSATYQQSGQPNPRALKVDAASQLWWRFPPRRLEAEPIRDSILAVTGVLDLKMGGPGFSAFEVEAENVRHYHPKKNYGPADWRRMIYMTKVRMEQDSVFGLFDCPDAATSVAKRSRSTTPLQALNLFNSRFLLQQADLFAQRLEREHPGDQRAQVKRAFELCYSRPPTESELSDSVQFIQAEKLPAFCRALLNSNELLFIQ; encoded by the coding sequence ATGTTAGCGCGTACATGTCTGCTCTGTCTGATTCCTCTGGTATTGGTATCACCCCTCGGTGCTGCGGAAGCGCCGCCCGAAGCGAAACAAAAGGTCGATTTTGAGAAACAGGTTTTCCCCCTGTTGCAGTCGAAGTGCTTCGATTGTCACAACGCCGACACCCAGGAAAGCAAGTTCCGTCTCGACCGCAAAGCAGGCCTGCTCCGAGGGGGCGATTCGGGTGAACCAGCTATCATTCCCGGCCAGAGCGCGAAGAGTCACCTGCTCAAACTGGTACGGGGAGAAGAGGCCGGCCTGCTGATGCCCCCCGACGAATCCGAACGACTCACCGCAGAACAGATCCAGCTCCTGGCGGACTGGATCGATCAGGGAGCACCGTGGCCCGGACCAGACGGCGTCGTCAAACAGGAAAAACGGACGACCGATCACTGGTCCTTTCAGCCTCTGGCCAAAGTCACGCCCCCGGATACCAAAAACGCCTGGGTCCGTTCCGGCATCGACGCCTTCATTCTGGATCGTCTTCAGCAGAAACAGTTGACCCATAATCCCCGCGCCGATCGCAGAACACTCATCCGTCGGCTCTACCTGGACCTCCTCGGTCTCCCGCCAACGCCCGCTGAAGTCGAACGCTTCGTGAACGACGATAGCCCCGACGCCTGGGAGAAACTGGTCAACGCCACACTCAACAACCCCCACTACGGAGAACGCTGGGCCCGCTACTGGCTCGATCTCGTCCGCTTCGCCGAAACGCATGGCTTCGAAACCAACCGCGAACGACCGCATGCCTGGCCTTACCGCGACTATGTCATTCAATCACTCAACGCAGACAAGCCCTACAACCAGTTCATCAAAGAACAGATTGCCGGCGACATTTTGGGTGACCCGACCGGCACCGCTTATCTCGTCGCGGGCCCCTACGATCAGGTCAAAAGCCCCGACATCAACCTGACCCTCATGCAGCGTCAGAACGAACTCGACGACATGATCAATACCACGGGAACCGCTTTCCTGGGCCTCACCCTGGGGTGTGCCCGCTGTCACAATCATAAGTTCGATCCTGTGACCCAGGCCGACTACTATTCGATGCAGGCCATCTTCGCCGGCGTCAGGCACGGCGACCGCAGTCTGCCGATACCCGCATCACAACAGAAGGAAATCCGCCAGAAACAGACGCGTATCGCGAAGCTCAAATCCGAACTGGAACCCTATCGCCGCCGAACCGAGTCCCACCGCTTCGTTTCCATCGACGATCAACTTTCGCCGGAAAACACGTCTCCTCGTCTCGAAGTCCTGCAGACGCGTGCCGGTTTCGGCGCCAATCCCGCAGGCACCGATCCAGGCGCAAAGGACGATCCCGGCAGCCCCACTCGCTCGCCCAACCTGAGTGGCGGTAAATACAGCTGGTGGAAAAACGAGCCGGGCAAACCCCTGGTCGCCTGGAAGCCCGGGCAAACCGGCGACTATCGCCTCTGGCTCTCCTGGGGCTGTGGATACGAGTCGCACAGCACCGATGTCCGATATGTTCTGGACCGCGATGGAAACCCGCAGACCACAGATGACTGGCAGGAAGTCGCCCAGGTCGATCAGCAACGCTTTGCCGATGGAACGAAACCAGCCCGTAGAGCAGCCCTCTGGAGTGGTTTCCACGATGCAGGGATCGTCACGCTCGAACCGCAGAATGCACTGCTCCTGGTGGGCGGCAAACACGGCACCGCTGTGACCGCGGACCTCATCCTCTGGGAGTCAGTGACTCTCTCCCCCTCCGATCAGAGCCTGCCCAAACCAGCCTTCCGGAAACCGGTGCAACCGACCCACAATGTGGAACGCATCAGCCCTGTCGAAACCCGCTTCGTACGTTTTACGGTTCACGCCACTAACAGCAGTGCTCCCTGTCTGGATGAACTGGAAATCTTCTCCGGCGGGCAGAACGTCGCCCTCGCTTCCGCAGGCGCAAAAGCCACCTGTTCCAGTGCGTTGCCCGGATATCCGATTCACAAGCTGGAACACATCAACGACGGCAAATACGGCAACAGCCGCAGCTGGATTTCCCACGAGAACGGCGGCGGCTGGATTCAAATTGAACTCCCGCAGACCACAACCATCGATCGCATCGAATGGGGCCGTGATCGCGAAGGCAGATACAGCGACCGCGTCCCCGTCGACTATGTCATCGAGGTCTCAGAGACCGGCACTGACTGGCAGACGATCGCCGGCTCCAGTGACCGACTTCCCCTCACGCTGCCTGCAGATACACTCCAGGCCGCCAGCACCACCTACCATTTCGACCACCTGCCCGCCAAAGAAGCTCAGGCTGGGAAACAGCTACTCGCTGAACTGAAGCAACAACAGGGCGACCTCAAACGCCTGCAGAAATCAGACATCGTCTATGCAGGTAAATTCATGCCACCTGGACCGACCCACCGCCTCTATCGAGGCGAACCCCTGGCCAAACGGGAACAGGTTCCGCCCAATGCCCCCGAGATCTTTACCGATCTGAAACTGAGTACCACTGCTCCCGAAAACGAACGCCGCAAACGGCTGGCCGAGTGGATCGCTTCTCCAGAGAATCCACTGACCGCCCGCGTCATCGTGAACCGCCTCTGGCAGTTCCACTTCGGTAAGGGACTGGTGACAACACCCAGCGACTTCGGAGCCGGCGGCGTACCACCCACGCACCCCGAACTGCTCGACTGGCTCGCGCAGGAACTGATCGCACATGACTGGTCCCTCAAACACATTCATCGCCTGATTCTTAACTCCGCCACGTATCAGCAGTCAGGGCAACCCAATCCCCGGGCACTCAAAGTTGATGCCGCCTCCCAGCTCTGGTGGCGTTTCCCGCCACGCCGTCTTGAAGCCGAACCGATCCGCGATTCGATCCTCGCGGTGACCGGCGTATTGGATCTGAAAATGGGCGGACCCGGTTTCAGTGCTTTCGAAGTCGAAGCAGAGAACGTGCGGCACTATCACCCCAAGAAAAACTACGGTCCCGCTGACTGGCGCCGCATGATCTACATGACCAAAGTCCGTATGGAACAGGATTCCGTCTTCGGTCTGTTCGACTGTCCCGACGCCGCCACCTCCGTCGCCAAACGCAGTCGCTCCACAACGCCGCTGCAGGCTTTGAATCTGTTCAACAGCCGGTTCCTGCTGCAACAGGCCGACCTGTTCGCCCAGCGTCTGGAACGCGAACATCCCGGCGATCAACGGGCCCAGGTTAAACGGGCTTTCGAACTCTGTTATTCGCGTCCCCCTACCGAGTCCGAACTGAGCGACTCCGTCCAGTTCATCCAGGCGGAAAAACTGCCCGCCTTCTGTCGGGCTCTGCTCAACAGTAACGAGCTTCTGTTTATTCAATAG
- a CDS encoding alpha/beta hydrolase, whose translation MPVFVTRVVLGIVFLGIVACLIPDGEKKQEKEPARQLSSIPRSNIVPLPKDLKVIDDVVYHPGKKTRWRMNLVLPQQAETQPRPALVFVYAGGGSGGNNTTRHSRTGPLHYARKGYVCVSLYHRHSDDTPFADCLEDLKCAIRWMRAHADKYQIDPERIGAFGNANGGSMVCLVGLMKQGQQVDSSAPWRDQSSQLNAFCVTATPTDYLSWADGIEHLPRMIHLTWKNEDELKTEVAKISPITYVRADAPPMLVMHGVLDPFVDVSQADQFVAALKSAGARDVTYYRSDSAGHAVFLRDQTQTFPMMEEFFARTLGYPKGYKVAQR comes from the coding sequence ATGCCGGTTTTCGTAACACGTGTCGTTTTGGGAATCGTTTTTCTGGGAATCGTAGCCTGCCTGATCCCGGACGGGGAAAAAAAGCAGGAGAAAGAACCGGCGCGCCAGCTGAGTTCCATTCCCCGTTCGAATATTGTGCCCCTGCCCAAAGACTTAAAAGTCATCGATGATGTTGTCTATCACCCCGGCAAAAAGACCCGCTGGCGGATGAACCTGGTACTGCCTCAGCAGGCGGAAACTCAACCACGTCCGGCCCTGGTCTTTGTTTATGCCGGGGGTGGTTCAGGCGGAAACAATACGACTCGACACTCTCGGACAGGTCCCCTGCATTACGCCCGCAAAGGGTATGTCTGCGTCAGCCTTTATCATCGTCATTCAGATGACACCCCCTTTGCTGACTGCCTGGAAGATCTGAAGTGCGCCATTCGCTGGATGCGGGCACATGCAGATAAATACCAGATTGATCCGGAACGAATTGGCGCCTTTGGAAATGCGAACGGCGGTTCCATGGTCTGCCTGGTCGGATTGATGAAACAGGGTCAGCAGGTAGACTCAAGTGCCCCCTGGCGCGACCAGTCCAGCCAACTGAATGCATTCTGTGTGACCGCGACGCCGACAGACTACCTGAGCTGGGCAGATGGCATCGAGCATCTCCCGCGGATGATCCATTTGACATGGAAGAACGAAGACGAATTGAAAACGGAAGTCGCGAAAATCTCGCCGATCACTTACGTCCGTGCGGATGCCCCGCCGATGCTTGTGATGCATGGCGTACTGGATCCCTTCGTGGATGTAAGCCAGGCAGACCAGTTCGTGGCTGCGTTGAAATCTGCCGGTGCCCGGGATGTGACTTACTATCGCAGTGACAGTGCCGGCCACGCGGTCTTTTTGAGAGACCAGACCCAGACATTTCCGATGATGGAAGAGTTTTTTGCCCGGACCCTGGGTTACCCCAAGGGTTACAAAGTGGCCCAGAGATAA
- the proB gene encoding glutamate 5-kinase, translating to MSLTRREVIDSAETLVIKIGTNVLSCPDDTLDPARIETLAEQIHRVKMTGRKVVVVSSGAIGAGMGLLGLKERPRDLGHLQASAAVGQAHLIRRYDRYLRKHGYHAAQLLVTANDFKNRTRYLNVRNTIHTLFEYGAVPIVNENDTVSIQEIKFGDNDHLAAMVTSLVKKPLLVILSVVDGLYNGDPKSPDSTRISSVQDWTPELLALATDDSSSRGTGGMKSKLQAVRSATAVGENVIIANGTQEGILDRILQGEDVGTLFHAQGASVSAWKRWIGYTIRPKGRFHLDEGATRAIREGGKSLLAIGIRSIDGTFESGEAVTLVSPSGEEFARGLTNYNSADLAKIIMHRSDQIASILGSVPYSEVIHRDNLAVLENHPAV from the coding sequence GTGAGTCTAACCCGTCGCGAAGTCATCGACTCAGCGGAAACGCTGGTAATTAAAATTGGAACAAACGTTCTCTCCTGCCCGGACGATACACTCGACCCCGCACGGATCGAAACGCTGGCCGAACAGATTCACCGTGTCAAAATGACCGGCCGCAAAGTCGTCGTCGTTTCCAGTGGTGCCATCGGTGCCGGCATGGGTTTACTGGGGCTCAAAGAACGCCCCCGCGATCTGGGGCACCTGCAGGCCTCCGCCGCTGTCGGACAGGCGCACCTCATCCGTCGCTATGACCGCTACTTACGCAAACACGGCTATCATGCCGCCCAGCTGCTCGTCACCGCCAACGATTTCAAAAACCGGACGCGCTACCTCAATGTACGTAACACCATCCATACGCTGTTTGAGTATGGTGCCGTCCCGATTGTGAATGAAAACGACACCGTCAGCATCCAGGAAATCAAGTTCGGCGATAACGATCACCTGGCCGCTATGGTCACCAGCCTGGTCAAAAAGCCGCTGCTGGTGATCCTCTCCGTCGTCGACGGTCTTTATAATGGCGATCCGAAATCTCCCGACAGTACCCGCATCTCTTCAGTGCAGGACTGGACACCCGAATTACTCGCGCTGGCGACCGACGACAGCAGCTCGCGGGGCACCGGGGGCATGAAATCAAAACTGCAGGCAGTCCGCTCGGCGACCGCCGTCGGTGAGAATGTCATTATCGCCAACGGAACTCAGGAAGGGATTCTGGATCGCATCCTGCAGGGCGAGGATGTCGGTACGCTGTTTCACGCCCAGGGTGCCTCGGTTTCTGCCTGGAAACGCTGGATCGGCTATACCATCCGCCCCAAGGGACGCTTTCATCTTGATGAAGGCGCCACCCGCGCCATTCGCGAAGGGGGCAAGTCGCTCCTGGCGATCGGCATCCGCTCGATTGATGGCACTTTCGAAAGCGGCGAAGCAGTCACCCTCGTCAGTCCCAGCGGAGAAGAATTTGCTCGGGGGCTGACCAATTACAATTCCGCCGATCTGGCAAAAATCATCATGCACCGTTCCGATCAGATCGCTTCCATCCTGGGATCAGTTCCTTATTCGGAAGTGATTCACCGCGACAACCTGGCCGTCCTGGAAAATCATCCTGCAGTCTAG
- a CDS encoding acyl-CoA desaturase, with protein MNSQQTLVPPPETDPLVPENTSAKMPESGRYATPDWANIGWVVAIHLGVLAAPFCFTWTGLFTCMFLGWLTGGIGICLGYHRLLTHGSFQTYPFMNRLIGLIGLLAGQGPPIQWVANHRKHHLHSDQPGDPHSPRDGRWWSHILWLVPFHSAEEIQATHQRFAPDLLKDPFMRLLQRTFLYWHLGLGALLYGIGYWAGGTELGLSLLVYGMFVRLFYVLHATWFVNSATHIWGYRNYETTDDSRNLWWVALLTYGEGWHNNHHKYQRMAKNGHKWWELDMTYGAILVLEKLGLAWKVVKTIPPTTKRLPSNHPNSLHNSRQSRHRSTEVTLNVCART; from the coding sequence ATGAATTCCCAGCAGACACTCGTGCCCCCTCCGGAAACGGATCCTCTTGTTCCTGAAAACACGTCTGCTAAGATGCCTGAGTCGGGCCGTTATGCAACACCTGACTGGGCGAATATCGGTTGGGTCGTCGCCATTCATCTGGGCGTCCTCGCAGCACCGTTCTGCTTCACCTGGACCGGTCTCTTCACCTGTATGTTCCTGGGCTGGCTCACCGGCGGCATCGGTATCTGCCTGGGCTATCATCGTCTGCTCACGCATGGCAGCTTCCAGACCTATCCGTTCATGAATCGGCTGATTGGATTGATCGGCTTGCTGGCAGGGCAAGGGCCTCCAATCCAGTGGGTCGCCAATCATCGTAAACATCACCTGCACAGCGACCAGCCCGGCGATCCGCATTCGCCCCGCGATGGTCGCTGGTGGAGTCACATCCTCTGGCTCGTTCCTTTTCACAGTGCAGAGGAAATTCAGGCGACCCATCAGCGGTTCGCCCCCGATCTGCTGAAAGACCCGTTCATGCGTCTGCTGCAGCGAACCTTCCTGTACTGGCACCTGGGTCTCGGCGCACTCCTCTACGGCATCGGCTACTGGGCCGGCGGTACAGAACTGGGCCTCAGCCTGCTCGTCTACGGCATGTTCGTGCGTCTGTTCTACGTCCTGCACGCAACCTGGTTCGTGAACTCAGCCACGCACATCTGGGGCTATCGCAACTATGAAACCACCGACGACAGCCGCAATCTCTGGTGGGTGGCTCTGCTGACCTACGGCGAAGGCTGGCACAACAATCACCACAAATACCAGCGGATGGCAAAGAACGGCCACAAGTGGTGGGAACTCGACATGACCTACGGCGCAATCCTCGTTCTCGAAAAACTGGGTCTCGCCTGGAAGGTCGTCAAAACCATTCCCCCAACGACAAAGCGACTGCCGTCAAACCACCCAAATTCGCTACACAACAGCAGGCAGTCCAGGCACAGGTCGACTGAAGTCACTCTTAACGTGTGCGCTCGGACGTAA